In Candidatus Bandiella numerosa, one genomic interval encodes:
- a CDS encoding queuosine precursor transporter, whose translation MKTFEKIYLILGCIFCTTVVTGNLIFQKFISLDIPYLPTLDISVGVLLYPITFLISDLLTEFYGKERAKFVVQVTVITSLMVMLLLYISIKLPAVHWSPISDIEFQKAFNVYGLGSLASIIAIYIGQLTDIIIFSWLKVKTNNKHLWLRNNVSTIIAQFIDTTTVLIILSIFNILPWQQLLDVFISSIIFKIISAILDTPFCYLGHYLIKRLTKIK comes from the coding sequence ATGAAAACTTTTGAAAAAATATATTTAATTTTAGGATGTATATTTTGTACTACGGTAGTAACTGGTAACTTAATCTTTCAAAAATTTATATCATTAGATATACCTTATTTACCTACCTTAGATATATCTGTTGGAGTATTATTATATCCAATAACTTTCCTCATTTCTGATTTATTAACAGAGTTTTATGGGAAAGAGCGGGCTAAATTTGTTGTGCAAGTAACAGTAATAACTAGTTTAATGGTTATGTTACTCCTTTATATCAGTATAAAGCTACCTGCTGTACACTGGTCACCAATATCTGATATAGAATTTCAGAAGGCTTTTAATGTTTATGGCCTAGGCTCCTTAGCTTCTATTATTGCTATCTATATAGGACAATTAACTGATATTATAATTTTTTCATGGTTGAAGGTTAAAACTAATAATAAGCACTTATGGTTAAGAAATAATGTTAGTACAATAATAGCTCAATTCATTGATACAACAACGGTATTAATAATACTAAGTATTTTTAACATTTTACCATGGCAACAACTCTTAGATGTTTTTATAAGTAGCATAATATTTAAAATAATATCAGCTATTCTAGACACACCATTTTGCTATCTTGGACATTACTTGATAAAACGACTTACTAAAATAAAATAA
- a CDS encoding 4a-hydroxytetrahydrobiopterin dehydratase yields the protein MDLTLKKCIPCSGGMPPMNDQQITKFLKSLGNNWQINNQKHLFKSFKFQNFIQAVEFTNKITEIAEKEGHHPDLHISWGQCNVEIWTHKINGLAESDFYLAAKIDKILP from the coding sequence ATGGATTTAACTTTAAAAAAATGTATACCATGCTCTGGTGGTATGCCTCCTATGAATGATCAGCAAATTACAAAATTCTTAAAATCTTTAGGTAATAACTGGCAAATTAATAACCAAAAGCATTTATTTAAATCCTTTAAATTTCAAAATTTTATACAAGCTGTGGAATTTACCAATAAAATTACTGAAATCGCTGAGAAAGAAGGGCATCATCCAGATTTACATATTTCTTGGGGTCAATGTAATGTAGAAATTTGGACACATAAGATTAATGGGTTGGCTGAAAGTGACTTTTATCTTGCTGCTAAGATTGATAAAATATTGCCATAA
- a CDS encoding putative toxin-antitoxin system toxin component, PIN family: protein MKVVLDCNVIISAGLTDGVCRKVLWEVIQNHILYISEDILMEYKGVISRGKFKTAKRYLYSLVEIICEVSELVVVKKFEFTLPDAKDLIYLNTALSSNAEHLITDNKKDFPEEKYITTKIISPNDFFNF, encoded by the coding sequence ATGAAGGTAGTTTTGGATTGTAATGTAATAATCTCTGCAGGTTTAACTGACGGAGTATGTAGGAAAGTACTATGGGAGGTTATACAAAATCATATTTTGTACATTTCAGAAGATATCTTGATGGAGTATAAAGGAGTAATTTCTAGGGGAAAATTTAAAACTGCAAAAAGGTATTTATATTCGCTTGTAGAAATTATATGTGAGGTTTCTGAGTTAGTGGTTGTTAAAAAATTTGAGTTTACATTACCAGATGCTAAAGATTTAATTTATTTAAATACAGCATTATCATCCAATGCTGAACATCTTATTACTGATAACAAAAAAGATTTTCCTGAAGAAAAATATATAACAACAAAAATAATTTCTCCAAATGACTTTTTTAATTTTTAG
- a CDS encoding AbrB/MazE/SpoVT family DNA-binding domain-containing protein encodes MQNDPIVRKISSGYQITIPNEFRKDNNLNIGSMVSIYMQRDKLIIEPFKYQSEALKKLKELFKETPENFKNLPEQEVSKIVNKEIKLYRNE; translated from the coding sequence ATGCAAAATGATCCAATAGTTAGAAAAATTAGTTCAGGTTATCAGATAACTATCCCTAATGAATTTAGAAAAGATAATAATTTAAACATTGGTTCCATGGTTTCTATTTATATGCAGAGAGACAAATTAATAATAGAACCTTTTAAATATCAATCTGAAGCCTTAAAAAAACTTAAGGAATTATTTAAAGAGACTCCTGAAAATTTTAAAAATCTTCCAGAACAAGAAGTCTCTAAAATAGTTAATAAAGAGATAAAATTATATAGAAATGAATAA
- a CDS encoding AAA family ATPase, producing the protein MKRIYQYVIEEHLKSYDQMLFIAGPRQVGKTTIATSAKTLFQHTKFLNWDKLKDREQIVSDTSLLQGLPLDAILKTKPLIIFDEIHKYSKWKIFLKGLIDEYKTKLNIIVTGSCKLDVYRKGGDSLMGRYLLYNIHSISVAELLRTSITNEPISMPKEISDDLYEALLEFGGFPEPFIKQNKRFYTRWKNLRYKQMLKEDIRDS; encoded by the coding sequence ATGAAAAGAATCTATCAATATGTAATAGAAGAACATTTAAAATCTTATGACCAAATGCTATTTATTGCAGGTCCTAGGCAAGTTGGCAAAACCACAATTGCAACAAGTGCAAAAACTTTATTTCAACATACTAAATTTTTAAATTGGGATAAACTAAAAGATAGGGAACAAATCGTATCTGACACTTCTTTGCTTCAGGGGCTTCCTTTGGATGCAATATTAAAAACTAAACCTTTAATCATATTTGATGAAATACATAAATATTCTAAATGGAAAATATTTCTTAAAGGACTTATAGATGAGTATAAAACAAAATTAAATATAATTGTGACAGGTAGTTGCAAATTAGATGTTTATAGAAAAGGAGGAGACAGCCTAATGGGGCGCTACCTTTTATACAATATTCATTCTATTTCTGTTGCTGAATTATTAAGAACATCTATTACGAACGAGCCCATTTCTATGCCAAAAGAAATATCAGATGATTTATATGAGGCGTTATTAGAATTTGGAGGATTTCCTGAACCATTTATTAAACAAAATAAAAGATTTTATACTCGATGGAAAAATTTACGTTATAAACAAATGTTGAAAGAAGATATACGAGATTCATAA
- a CDS encoding DUF4143 domain-containing protein, producing the protein MQYQSAQLLNYSSLSKKIRVSDQTIRRWIELLKAYYYCFIITPWYHNISRSLLKEPKIYLWDWSIVEDKGGKIENFIACHLLKAVNFWSDTGLGKYNLHYLRDKDKKEVDFLVTEIINLGF; encoded by the coding sequence TTGCAATACCAATCTGCTCAACTGTTAAATTATAGTAGTCTATCAAAAAAAATCAGAGTCTCAGATCAAACAATAAGAAGGTGGATTGAGCTTTTGAAAGCATATTATTATTGTTTTATAATAACACCTTGGTATCATAATATTAGTCGTAGCTTGCTTAAAGAGCCAAAAATATACCTTTGGGATTGGTCTATAGTAGAAGATAAAGGGGGGAAAATAGAAAATTTTATAGCATGCCATTTATTAAAAGCAGTAAATTTTTGGAGTGATACAGGTCTAGGTAAATACAATTTGCATTACTTGAGAGATAAAGATAAGAAAGAGGTAGATTTTTTAGTCACAGAAATAATAAACCTTGGTTTTTAG